One genomic region from Bacillaceae bacterium S4-13-56 encodes:
- a CDS encoding bifunctional (p)ppGpp synthetase/guanosine-3',5'-bis(diphosphate) 3'-pyrophosphohydrolase, producing MANDKLLTIDDVIKKASTYISKEDIEFIRRAYNYAYEAHKEQYRKSGEPYIVHPVQVAGILVDLEMDPVTIAGGFLHDVVEDTQVTLEMLAKEFNEEVAMLVDGVTKLGKIKFKSKEEQQAENHRKMFVAMAKDIRVILIKLADRLHNMRTLKHLPPEKQRRIANETLEIFAPLAHRLGISTIKWELEDTALRYLNPQQYYRIVHLMKQKRAEREHYIEEVMDEIRDKVEEVNIQVDISGRPKHLYSIYRKMVIQNKQFNEIYDLLAVRVIVDSIKDCYAVLGIIHTCWKPMPGRFKDYIAMPKPNLYQSLHTTVIGPKGDPLEVQIRTKEMHEIAEYGIAAHWAYKEGKQLNNDINNFTDKLTWFREILEWQNETHDAEEFMESLKVDLFSDMVYVFTPKGDVIELPSGSIPIDFAYRIHTEVGNHTIGAKINGKMEPLDYKLHTGDIVEMMTSKHSYGPSKDWIKICQTSQAKNKIKQFFKKQKRDENIARGKELVDKEIRSLQLDPKEVITTSNLRRVLEKFNFANEEDMYAAVGYQGITAAQIATRLTDKIRKEALKNQDLQETLEDVKTDVKSDQVKKKESGVHVTGVDNLLVRLSRCCTPVPGDEIVGYVTKGRGVSVHRSDCPNVHTEEAQQRTLPVEWENENSNSKQYSVDIEISGYDRRGLLNEVLHAVNESKTNISAVTGKSDRNKMATINITILIHNVNHLKKIVERIKQIPDVYSVRRVMQ from the coding sequence ATGGCCAATGATAAATTATTGACGATCGATGACGTCATAAAAAAAGCTAGCACATATATATCGAAGGAAGATATAGAGTTCATCCGGAGAGCATATAATTATGCTTACGAAGCTCATAAGGAGCAGTATCGTAAATCGGGAGAACCTTATATTGTCCATCCTGTTCAGGTTGCAGGGATATTAGTTGATCTTGAAATGGATCCCGTGACTATAGCGGGTGGTTTTTTGCATGACGTGGTTGAAGATACTCAAGTAACGTTAGAAATGCTTGCAAAAGAATTTAATGAAGAAGTAGCAATGCTTGTTGATGGTGTTACGAAGCTTGGGAAAATTAAATTTAAATCAAAAGAAGAGCAGCAGGCTGAAAATCACCGCAAAATGTTTGTAGCCATGGCAAAAGATATTCGAGTTATTCTCATAAAATTAGCTGATAGGCTTCATAACATGAGAACTTTAAAGCATCTTCCACCTGAAAAACAGAGACGAATTGCCAACGAAACTCTTGAAATATTTGCACCACTTGCCCACAGATTAGGAATTTCGACTATCAAATGGGAGCTAGAGGATACGGCTTTGCGCTATCTCAATCCTCAACAGTACTATCGTATCGTTCATCTCATGAAGCAAAAACGTGCTGAACGAGAGCATTATATCGAAGAAGTAATGGATGAAATAAGGGATAAAGTAGAAGAAGTTAATATTCAAGTGGACATATCTGGAAGACCGAAACACCTATATAGCATATATCGTAAAATGGTGATTCAAAATAAACAGTTTAATGAGATTTATGATTTATTAGCCGTTAGGGTTATAGTTGACAGCATTAAAGATTGCTATGCTGTTCTAGGAATCATTCATACATGCTGGAAACCAATGCCTGGTCGATTTAAAGATTATATTGCCATGCCTAAGCCAAATCTTTATCAATCTCTCCATACAACAGTAATTGGACCAAAAGGTGATCCGTTAGAAGTGCAAATTCGCACCAAGGAAATGCATGAAATAGCAGAGTATGGAATTGCTGCTCACTGGGCCTATAAAGAGGGCAAACAGCTGAATAATGATATAAACAATTTTACTGATAAACTCACCTGGTTTAGGGAAATTTTAGAATGGCAGAATGAAACTCATGATGCGGAAGAGTTTATGGAATCCTTAAAAGTAGATCTCTTTTCGGATATGGTTTATGTGTTTACTCCTAAAGGAGATGTTATTGAATTGCCATCAGGCTCTATTCCTATTGATTTTGCCTATCGAATTCATACAGAAGTAGGCAACCATACCATTGGAGCCAAAATAAACGGCAAGATGGAGCCTTTAGATTATAAGCTTCATACTGGTGACATCGTAGAAATGATGACATCAAAGCATTCTTACGGTCCTTCTAAAGATTGGATTAAAATCTGTCAAACCTCACAAGCAAAAAACAAAATTAAACAATTCTTTAAGAAACAAAAACGAGATGAAAATATAGCTCGTGGAAAAGAATTAGTGGATAAAGAGATTCGCTCTCTGCAATTAGATCCTAAGGAAGTTATTACAACAAGTAATTTAAGAAGAGTTCTTGAGAAATTTAACTTTGCAAATGAGGAAGATATGTACGCTGCAGTTGGTTATCAAGGAATTACTGCAGCCCAAATTGCTACAAGATTAACGGATAAAATTAGAAAGGAAGCTTTAAAGAATCAAGATCTTCAGGAAACTCTCGAGGACGTTAAGACAGACGTAAAGTCGGATCAAGTTAAAAAGAAGGAATCCGGAGTTCATGTAACTGGAGTTGATAATCTTCTTGTTCGCTTGTCTAGATGCTGTACCCCTGTTCCAGGTGATGAAATCGTTGGCTATGTCACAAAAGGCCGGGGAGTATCGGTTCACCGTTCCGATTGTCCAAACGTTCATACAGAAGAGGCACAGCAGAGAACATTGCCTGTTGAATGGGAAAATGAAAATAGTAATTCAAAACAGTACAGTGTAGACATAGAGATTTCTGGGTATGACAGAAGAGGTTTATTAAATGAAGTCTTACATGCCGTAAATGAATCCAAAACTAATATTTCTGCGGTAACAGGAAAATCCGATCGAAATAAAATGGCTACAATTAATATTACAATCTTGATTCATAATGTTAATCATTTAAAGAAAATCGTAGAACGAATCAAACAAATACCAGATGTATACTCTGTAAGACGAGTAATGCAATAA
- the dtd gene encoding D-aminoacyl-tRNA deacylase, which produces MKAVIQRTTKASVEVNGEITGEIEEGLVVLVGVTHGDKKDAAQFLAEKIINLRIFEDDNNKMNLSLLDKGGAILSISQFTLYGDARKGRRPNFTKAASHEQALVLYQSFNNHLRTLGVRVEEGVFGEMMDVRLTNSGPVTMVLDTEEIKPK; this is translated from the coding sequence GTGAAAGCTGTTATTCAAAGAACAACTAAAGCATCTGTTGAGGTAAATGGTGAGATTACTGGTGAAATTGAGGAAGGACTTGTAGTCCTTGTAGGTGTTACTCATGGAGACAAAAAAGATGCTGCCCAGTTTTTAGCCGAGAAAATTATAAATCTTCGTATTTTTGAAGATGACAATAATAAAATGAATCTCTCCCTTTTAGATAAAGGAGGAGCTATTCTTTCTATTTCGCAATTCACTTTATACGGAGATGCTAGAAAAGGAAGACGACCAAACTTTACTAAAGCAGCTAGTCATGAGCAAGCTCTTGTTTTATATCAATCGTTTAACAATCATCTTCGTACCCTTGGAGTAAGGGTAGAAGAAGGGGTTTTTGGAGAAATGATGGACGTTCGCTTGACGAACTCTGGGCCTGTAACTATGGTTCTGGATACAGAAGAAATAAAACCTAAATAG